A window of the Gorilla gorilla gorilla isolate KB3781 chromosome 8, NHGRI_mGorGor1-v2.1_pri, whole genome shotgun sequence genome harbors these coding sequences:
- the LOC101141797 gene encoding neuropeptide Y receptor type 4-2 codes for MNTSHLLALLLPKSPQGENRSKPLGTPYNFSEHCQDSVDMMVFVVTSYSIETVVGVLGNLCLMCVTVRQKEKANVTNLLIANLAFSDFLMCLLCQPLTAVYTVMDYWIFGETLCKMSAFIQCMSVTVSILSLVLVALERHQLIINPTGWKPSISQAYLGIVLIWVIACVLSLPFLANSILENVFHKNHSKALEFLADKVVCTESWPLAHHRTIYTTFLLLFQYCLPLGFILVCYARIYRRLQRQGRVFHKGTYSLRAGHMKQVNVVLVVMVVAFAVLWLPLHVFNSLEDWHHEAIPICHGNLIFLVCHLLAMASTCVNPFIYGFLNTNFKKEIKALVLTCQQSVPLEESEHLPLSTVHTEVSKGSLRLSGRSNPI; via the coding sequence ATGAACACCTCTCACCTCCTGGCCTTGCTGCTCCCAAAATCTCCACAAGGTGAAAACAGAAGCAAACCCCTGGGCACCCCATACAACTTCTCTGAACATTGCCAGGATTCCGTGGACATGATGGTCTTCGTCGTCACTTCCTACAGCATTGAGACTGTCGTGGGGGTCCTGGGTAACCTCTGCCTGATGTGTGTGACTGTGAGGCAGAAGGAGAAAGCCAACGTGACCAACCTGCTTATCGCCAACCTAGCCTTCTCTGACTTCCTCATGTGCCTCCTCTGCCAGCCGCTGACTGCCGTCTACACCGTCATGGACTACTGGATCTTTGGAGAGACCCTCTGCAAGATGTCGGCCTTCATCCAGTGCATGTCGGTGACGGTCTCCATCCTCTCGCTTGTCCTCGTGGCCCTGGAGAGGCATCAGCTCATCATCAACCCAACAGGCTGGAAGCCCAGCATCTCACAGGCCTACCTGGGGATTGTGCTCATCTGGGTCATTGCCTGTGTCCTCTCCCTGCCCTTCCTGGCCAACAGCATCCTGGAGAATGTCTTCCACAAGAACCACTCCAAGGCTCTGGAGTTCCTGGCGGATAAGGTGGTCTGTACCGAGTCCTGGCCACTGGCTCACCACCGCACCATCTACACCACCTTCCTGCTCCTCTTCCAGTACTGCCTCCCACTGGGCTTCATTCTGGTCTGTTATGCACGCATCTACCGGCGCCTGCAGAGGCAGGGGCGCGTGTTTCACAAGGGCACCTACAGCTTGCGAGCTGGGCACATGAAGCAGGTCAAtgtggtgctggtggtgatggtggtggcctTTGCTGTGCTCTGGCTGCCTCTGCATGTGTTCAACAGCCTGGAAGACTGGCACCATGAGGCCATCCCCATCTGCCATGGGAACCTCATCTTCTTAGTGTGCCACTTGCTTGCCATGGCCTCCACCTGTGTCAACCCATTCATCTATGGCTTTCTCAACACCAACTTCAAGAAGGAGATCAAGGCCCTGGTGCTGACTTGCCAGCAGAGCGTCCCCCTGGAGGAGTCGGAGCATCTGCCCCTGTCCACAGTACATACGGAAGTCTCCAAAGGGTCCCTGAGGCTAAGTGGCAGGTCCAATCCCATTTAA